In a genomic window of Octadecabacter temperatus:
- the ykgO gene encoding type B 50S ribosomal protein L36, with translation MKVRNSLRSLKNRHRDCRVVRRKGRVYVINKTQRRFKARQG, from the coding sequence ATGAAAGTTCGCAACTCCCTCCGGTCGCTGAAAAACCGCCACCGCGATTGCCGCGTTGTGCGTCGTAAAGGCCGCGTCTACGTGATCAACAAAACTCAGCGTCGCTTTAAAGCACGCCAGGGTTAA